A DNA window from Gigantopelta aegis isolate Gae_Host chromosome 4, Gae_host_genome, whole genome shotgun sequence contains the following coding sequences:
- the LOC121369653 gene encoding transmembrane protein 35A-like isoform X2, which yields MTLLRKTYIRNSKVFPLVKQTGWKPNPHTYRKAIGTAEVVCGVLLAFVPGSLKEAANIVLLTIMVNDIYAHFALDEGIDKMSPAIVFALLLTCRLIIFLQSLTAEPKSVFAGTKERNEPIIHPAEEKKEQ from the exons atgacttTATTG AGAAAGACATACATTCGCAATTCCAAAGTGTTTCCTCTTGTCAAGCAGACCGGTTGGAAGCCCAATCCTCATACCTACAGAAAAGCCATCGGCACAGCAGAGGTAGTTTGTGGGGTCTTGTTGGCTTTTGTGccag GTTCTTTAAAGGAAGCTGCAAACATTGTCCTTCTCACCATCATGGTGAATGACATTTATGCTCACTTTGCTCTGGACGAGGGAATCGACAAAATGAGTCCTGCGATTGTTTTCGCTCTGCTTCTCACCTGTCGACTCATCATTTTTCTACAATCCTTGACAGCTGAACCCAAGTCCGTGTTCGCCGGAACGAAAGAACGCAACGAACCTATTATTCATCCCGCTGAAGAGAAGAAGGAACAATGA
- the LOC121369653 gene encoding transmembrane protein 35A-like isoform X1 — protein MTLLVIRVLSLTLGLFFVFVGTIKLTPSVNGEIYKEMRKTYIRNSKVFPLVKQTGWKPNPHTYRKAIGTAEVVCGVLLAFVPGSLKEAANIVLLTIMVNDIYAHFALDEGIDKMSPAIVFALLLTCRLIIFLQSLTAEPKSVFAGTKERNEPIIHPAEEKKEQ, from the exons atgacttTATTGGTGATTAGAGttttgtcgctaacgcttggCTTATTCTTTGTTTTCGTTGGTACCATAAAACTGACACCTTCAGTTAATGGGGAGATTTACAAAGAAATG AGAAAGACATACATTCGCAATTCCAAAGTGTTTCCTCTTGTCAAGCAGACCGGTTGGAAGCCCAATCCTCATACCTACAGAAAAGCCATCGGCACAGCAGAGGTAGTTTGTGGGGTCTTGTTGGCTTTTGTGccag GTTCTTTAAAGGAAGCTGCAAACATTGTCCTTCTCACCATCATGGTGAATGACATTTATGCTCACTTTGCTCTGGACGAGGGAATCGACAAAATGAGTCCTGCGATTGTTTTCGCTCTGCTTCTCACCTGTCGACTCATCATTTTTCTACAATCCTTGACAGCTGAACCCAAGTCCGTGTTCGCCGGAACGAAAGAACGCAACGAACCTATTATTCATCCCGCTGAAGAGAAGAAGGAACAATGA